The region TAACTTCATTTGGCCAGAAATATTGAATTGCTTTTCCAGTTTTTTGTAACATCGTATATTTTGATGTTTCCTCTTTTGAATGCCAAGGTTTATCTGAGAATTCTAATCTTTTTAACCATTTAGTATTTAGATTACCTTCCCAACCTGGAACAATAAGTCTTAGAGGATAACCTTGTTCAGGTCTTAATGCTTCTCCATTTTGTCCCCAAACAAGCATTGCATCATCTAAAGCTTTTTCTACAGGTATTGTTCTTGGGTTACCAGCATTATCACTACCTTCTGATAACATCCATACAGCATCATCTTCTAAACCAATATCATCTAATACTGTTTTAAGCATAACACCTGTCCATTGTGCACAACTCATCATACCTTTCATGAATTGAAGATTGTTAAATTGTGGCCCTCTCCATCCAGTTGAACCATTTGCAGGACACTCAATAAAGTAAATTCTACTTTCACTTGGATATTTTTTTAAGTCATCTAAAGTTAAAACAACTTCTCTTTTAACTTTTCCATGAATCATTAATCTAAATTTACTTGGATCTACATGTGCAGTTCCTCCGTGATCTCTTGTAAAGAAAAGACCATTTGGAGTAATTATACCTTCAGACTCATGTACAGGACACATAGATACTGATGCATATGCATCACCTGAAGATAAAAGATCTGTTGTTCTTCTAGTATTATTGTGTTCATAAGGTGAAGGTATCCCATATAGATTTTTAGTAACCGGATCACCTAGTTTTACTCCCC is a window of Halarcobacter sp. DNA encoding:
- the soxC gene encoding sulfite dehydrogenase, which gives rise to MTEVIKNSEKELSTVDEKKLSRRDFFRKTAVYSAGAIAAANVLSPVKLKADDAAIVEEAEWGVKLGDPVTKNLYGIPSPYEHNNTRRTTDLLSSGDAYASVSMCPVHESEGIITPNGLFFTRDHGGTAHVDPSKFRLMIHGKVKREVVLTLDDLKKYPSESRIYFIECPANGSTGWRGPQFNNLQFMKGMMSCAQWTGVMLKTVLDDIGLEDDAVWMLSEGSDNAGNPRTIPVEKALDDAMLVWGQNGEALRPEQGYPLRLIVPGWEGNLNTKWLKRLEFSDKPWHSKEETSKYTMLQKTGKAIQYFWPNEVNSVVTSPCPEKPWTNLKKGDLVEIEGLAWSGHGTIKHVDISFDGGDNWVEASLKGLVLPKAWTRFSYIFKWEGKPMFLSSRAVDDAGNVQPTIDQETSVVGVESVYHRNAIVTWEVKANGEVNNVHIRKHHA